One Ochotona princeps isolate mOchPri1 chromosome 25, mOchPri1.hap1, whole genome shotgun sequence genomic region harbors:
- the LOC101524458 gene encoding olfactory receptor 7A10-like — MEPRNHTWVMEFLLLGLSEDPGLQPLFFMLFLSMYLVTVSGNLLIILAILSDPHLHTPMYFFLANLSMVDICFTSTTIPKMLVNIQTQSRAISYVGCITQMFFFLFFVALDNFLLATMAYDRFVAICHPLHYTVIMTPWLCVQLVLGCWTISVLYALLNILLVLRLSFCTHVEIHHFFCELNQVVHRACSDTFLNDLMVYLATVLLGGVPLAGILYSYSKIVSSICAISSAQGKYKTFSTCASHLSVVFLFYGTGLGVYLGSTAIHNSHSTAATSVMYTVVTPMLNPFIYSLRNHDIQRAVIIHLREIFRWPFLSHSHKSGL, encoded by the coding sequence ATGGAACCAAGGAACCACACTTGGGTTATggaattccttctcctgggacTTTCAGAGGATCCAGGATTGCAGCCTCTCTTCTTCATGCTAttcctctccatgtacctggtcactgTCAGTGGGAACCTCCTCATCATCCTGGCCATTCTGTCAGACCCAcacctccacacacccatgtacttcttcctcgccAACCTGTCCATGGTGGACATTTGCTTCACTTCCACCACCATCCCAAAGATGCTAGTGAACATTCAGACACAGAGCAGAGCCATCAGCTATGTAGGCTGCATCACACAGatgttcttcttccttttctttgtagcTCTGGACAACTTTCTCCTGGCCACGATGGCCTATGACCggtttgtggccatctgtcaccctTTGCACTATACAGTCATCATGACCCCCTGGCTCTGTGTGCAGCTGGTTCTGGGGTGCTGGACCATCAGTGTCCTCTATGCCTTGTTAAACATCTTACTGGTGCTGAGGCTTAGcttctgcacacatgtggaaatccatcactttttctgtgagttgaatcaGGTGGTCCACAGAGCCTGTTCTGACACCTTTCTCAATGATCTCATGGTGTATCTTGCTACTGTGTTGCTGGGAGGAGTTCCTCTGGCTGGGATCCTGTACTCTTACTCCAAGATCGTCTCCTCCATCTGTGCCATCTCATCAGCTCAGGGGAAGTATAAaaccttttccacctgtgcctctcacctttctgttgttttcttgttttatggAACAGGACTGGGTGTGTACCTCGGCTCAACTGCTATACACAACTCACACTCAACTGCAGCCACCTCAGTGATGTACACTGTGGTCACCCCCATGttgaaccccttcatctacagtCTTAGGAATCACGATATCCAGAGAGCGGTGATAATACATCTGCGGGAAATCTTCCGATGGCCATTTTTAAGTCATAGCCACAAATCAGGTCTTTAA